A segment of the Acidimicrobiales bacterium genome:
ACCTCGGGCTGACCGCCGTTGCCGTCGCCGCCGTTGCCACTCGGCACCGAGTCGGGCGCGTGGGGTTCGGCGGGCGTTTCGTCGGCCCGGTCCAGCCCGGTCGAGTCGGGCTGGCCCGGGCCCTCATCGGAGGATCCGGCCGAGTCCGGGCGGTGATCGGCCCCGGGCGCCTCCTCCGAGATCTGCTGGCCGTCGACGCCGTTCTCCCCGTCGCTCCCGCCGGTGGCGTCGTCGGACACCTCGTCGCCGAAGTTCTCGGGATGCTCGGGCGCCTCGTCGGCGAAGTCGACCGGCGACACGGTCTCGATGGCGCCGCGGACGGCGTCGTTGGCGGGACCGGGGAGCGCGCCGGCAGCCCCCGCTCCGGCGACGCTCGCGGCGGCGATCGCCGCCCCCAACCCGATCCTGGCGGCTGTGCCGAGGCTTGCGACCCTGGCGGCGATCGCGGCGAATCGTCCGACATCCATGCTGTGCGTCTCCTGGTTGATCTTGGTGTCACCACGCAAGATCCGAGCCAGTTCGTCGGAGGGGGCCGGCCCCGGCAGGTCCACCGCCGCAGTGCGTACCTGACGGGCAAAGGCCACCAACGGATCGAACCGGCCGTCGATGGGACGACTCTGGACGATCGCCTCGACGGTGTCGTCGTCCAGGGCCCAGCGCCGGCGGATCTGCGAGGTGTGGCTCATGTCAGCGTCGTGATCGCCCGGCCTGGTCACAGGGGTACGCCTTCCCGTTCGAGGATGCGGCCGACCGCCCGGAAGCCCCGCCGCTGCAGGGCCTTCACCGCCCCGGGGGTCTTGCCGATCGTGGCCGCCACCTCGTCGACGGTGAGCCGCCCCACCAGCCGGAGGAGCAGCACGTCGCGCTGGTCGGGGACGAGCCGGTCGCACAGCTCGCGGACCCGCTCCACCGCCAGCGACTGGATGGCCGTCTCGGCGACGTCGTCGGGGGCGGGGGCGTCGTAGTCGTCGCCCATCGCCGTGACCAGCGAGTGCCGCACGGCCCGCCGGCGCTCGTCGATCAGCCGCCGGTGGGCGATCGTGAACACCCACGAGCGGAAGCCGGCCTCGTCGCCGCGGAACGTGGCGACCTTGCGCAGCACCGCCACGAAGACCTCGCTGGTGAGGTCCTCGGGCTCGTGGGCCCCCTGCATGCGCAGGTAGCCGGCGACGATCGGGCTCAGCGTGGTGAAGATCCGCTCCAGCGCCCAGGGCGCGCCGACGACAGCTGCCGCCAGAACTGCGTCGAACTCACCGTCGAACCTGTCCATCTGCGCCATCGAACCTTTGTCGCAATCGCCCCGACCCGCCCGAGGGGCACGCCCTCGAGCAGATCGGGTCGATCAGGTCAGCGCAAGAGGCCTACGACCCCAGGTCGGGCGCCGGGTAGTCGAACACGGCCTCGGGGGGAAGCTCGTCGACGATCGTCAGCGAGTCGGGCTCGACGAACAGGCCCGCCTCCTCGGCGTTCTCGGGGAAGTTGCCGATCGTGTAGCGCTCGCCGCCGTTGGCGAAGCGGTACAGGCCCTCGCCCTCCTGACCGGTCTCGTCGGTGCCCGGAGCCTCCGGGTCCCACCAGATGACCGCGGCGTCCTCCGACCCGCCGTAGTCCGGCGCGTCGTCGCCCCACACCCCGTGGAAGCCGAACGAGAACTGCGGCCGGCTCGGGTAGCCGCCGCTGATCGGGTAGCGGAACATGCCGTCGCGGAACGTCTCCGGCGTCAGCTCCTGGCCAGCCAGGTGGATGCCCTGGAAGAGGTAGCGCACCGGGGGGAGGATGGCGGCGTACGCGTTGTTCGCCGGCTCCCTGCCGTAGGCCCAGTCGTGGAGGAGCCACGAGTCGGAGCTGGCGTCCTCGCCCCGCAGCGGCGTCAGGCCGATGCCGAAGCCGTTGGCCCACTGCGCCTGGTCGAACGTCCGGGCGAACACCGCGGTGTCGGCGTAGAGGGCTGGGCCGAGGATCCACTCGGGGTGGTAGTCCTGGGCCGTGGCCTCCTCGGTGAGCGCCTTGGGCATCAGCGGGTCGCCGTAGAAGATCACGGTGGTCACGCCGTCGTCCTCGAGCCGGGCGAGCAGGGTGCGGGCGTCCTCCTGGATCGTGGCCGGGTCGAGGATGAACTCGATGTCGGTGGTGACGTCGACGCCGTTGTCGGTCAGCGCGTCGGTCAGCGCCTCGGCGACGGCGCTGTGGGTGCCGTCCTCGGTGTTGTAGTGGACGAGGGCGTAGCGCCGGTCCTTCGCCTGGGTGGCCGGGTCGCCGGCGAGGGTGGCCTTGCCC
Coding sequences within it:
- a CDS encoding RNA polymerase sigma factor; protein product: MDRFDGEFDAVLAAAVVGAPWALERIFTTLSPIVAGYLRMQGAHEPEDLTSEVFVAVLRKVATFRGDEAGFRSWVFTIAHRRLIDERRRAVRHSLVTAMGDDYDAPAPDDVAETAIQSLAVERVRELCDRLVPDQRDVLLLRLVGRLTVDEVAATIGKTPGAVKALQRRGFRAVGRILEREGVPL
- a CDS encoding ABC transporter substrate-binding protein; the encoded protein is CDTELGRVAIPTMYSAPCVEPFDGDNGGATSPGVTGDEIVVVRYETDPDVDPVGAALVRATGVDVDPDTAFETVHDYAAIFAEYYETYGREVRIVDYLGSGASDDEEAARADAVEIADMEPFAVIGGPFQSSSVFGAELASRDIVCIGPCANTLPDEVTTEHEPYMWQIGPSPDQAAQMAGELIGNLAGPGKATLAGDPATQAKDRRYALVHYNTEDGTHSAVAEALTDALTDNGVDVTTDIEFILDPATIQEDARTLLARLEDDGVTTVIFYGDPLMPKALTEEATAQDYHPEWILGPALYADTAVFARTFDQAQWANGFGIGLTPLRGEDASSDSWLLHDWAYGREPANNAYAAILPPVRYLFQGIHLAGQELTPETFRDGMFRYPISGGYPSRPQFSFGFHGVWGDDAPDYGGSEDAAVIWWDPEAPGTDETGQEGEGLYRFANGGERYTIGNFPENAEEAGLFVEPDSLTIVDELPPEAVFDYPAPDLGS